CCAGCGACTGAGGCCGGCGCTGCGCGAGCTCGATGCGGCAGTGCTCGTCGTCGAAGACTTCCGCGACCGGCCGGTAGGCACGGTGAAGATCAACTCCGCACACTCGGCGGCGGTGTCGTTGATTGCACCGGTGCTCGGCGAATTCTTCGACCGCCATCCCGAAGTGAAGGTCGAGCTGAGCGTGAACTCCTCGACGGTCGACCTCGCTGGCGGCGGTTACGACCTCGGCGTGCGGCTCGGGGAACGCCTCGAGAAGGACATGGTCGCGCTCAGGCTCGGCGGCCGTCGGCAGGTCTACGTCGTCGCATCACCGAAGTACCTCCGGACGCGCGGCACGCCGCAGACCCCGTTCGAGCTCAAGCATCACCGCTGCATCGGCACCCGGCGCCCCGATGGCATCGCCACCCGTTGGGAATTCGAGCGGCGCGGCAAGAACGTGAGCCTGCCCGTCGACGGCACGTTGGTGGTCGACAACCTCGCCGTCCAGTTGCGCGCCGCACAAGACGGAGCAGGTCTCGCGTACACCATCGACGACTCGGTCGAGCCGCTCCTCGTGAAGGGCAAGCTGGTGCGGGTGCTGGAAACGTGGTCGCCGCGATTCGATGGCTTCTACCTCACCTATCCCAGCCGCCGCCAGCTCACTGGAGCGGTGCGCTCCTTCATCGACTTCATGACCCGCCGTTGAAATGCCCGGGCAGCCTCCTTCTGGCACTCAGCGGAGAATCCGCCGCATCGTCGGTGGGTACACCACCTTCTGCGGTCCACCTGGTACGAGGCTCCTGAGCTTCAGCGGCTTGCCGGGCGGCGGCGGCTCGCTCGCCAGCCCAAAGAGGAAGCTGAAGTCGGAAGCCCACCCCGAGTCCCCGGCGATACTCGCGTTCTTGTGACAATTGATGCAGTTGCTCGCCTCGTCCGGCGTGCCCGTCTGGAGGTACGTCTCCATTGTCGTGTTGGCGATGGGGACGTTGAGGGGCGGAGTCGCACCGGTGAAGGGCAGCGGGGTCTTGACGGGCGTCGTGGGATTTGGACCTGGCGTCCTGGACCAGAGCGTGTTCACCAGCACGTAGTTCTTCCAGACGGAGTCCGGGTAGTTCCGGGCGATCGCGGTCTGGATGGTCTGGTTGGTGGCCCGCGCGACCGGATCGATGGGTGTCAGCCGGGTCACCTGGATGGGGACGGGAGCGGGGCAACCCTCGCCGAGCCAGTAGGGAGGGGACACGTTCGGCGTACAGTCCACCGTGACCGAGGTGCGACCATCCACCGAGCACGACTCGTCCAGCTCGATCGTCCGCGGCCTGCATTGGGGATCGTAGAAGTTCCAGCTCGTCGTCCCGGGATCCGCGCCGTGATCGGGCGCGTTGTTCACATGCTCGAAGGTCGCCCATATCCAGGTGGGCTGGGAGACCGTCTTGTGGATGATATGAAAGCCAACCAGTGCCACCGTGGTGGCCCGGCACTTCTGGGTCGTCGGATCCACCACCACCGCTGGGGAAAGCTTGTACGCATTCCACCGGTTGTCCTGGGGATTGGGCACCTCCATCCACGCCGCCTTCATCTCCATGGCACCTATGGTATTCGACTGCCAGGAGCCCATTGGGTTCACCACGGGGCTACCCGTCCCCCCGTCCACCAGGGCCTGTTGGTTGGCCGCGTTGAAGAGCCTCTTCTCGACGATGTACGCGTATTCAGGCTGGCTGACCCGGACGTCGTACCAGACGTTGGTGCCATTGGCGGCCCCCAGCCATGAGGGGAGATCGAGCGGGAACGCCTGATTGCCGCTCCCCGAGGTGAACTGGGTCTCGAACTTCGAGACCACGTTCAGCGCCAGCATGGATCTGGCCTGCTGGGAGCTGACGTTCGCCTCGGCCAGACAGTCCTCCGAGATGCTTTGCGGTGTGCCCCATGAAGGGGGAGTCCCCCCCTCCGGTGGGAAGAGCTGCTGCTTGCTCATGAACGTCTGCCATTGGACCGTTCCGAGATCGCCGGGTGAGCCGAAGAAAGCGTCTGTCGTTCCACCCATGGCGGCGGCCGGCCAGTTCAGGGCGATGAACTCCGCCCAGGCGAAGCAGTTCGCGTCGAACTGGCTGGTGACATTGCTCATATCCGGCGGGATGCTGGGGCCGAACTGGATGTTCTGGGTGCCGCCGCACGAGAACCACGGAGCGCGGATAGCGGTCGAAGGAGCCTTGACCACCGGAGGCACCTTCTGGGACTCGGTGCCCGCCGGTTGTTCCTGGTTGGTGGGACGGTTGACGCAAGCTCCGAGCATGAGGAGCCCCGGGAGCACCAGACGCCCGAGTGAAACGGGAAGTGAGGACATGAGGATGTTCCTTCCTGGCCAATCGATTGGATTGGCCTGGGTAATGAATTGCTTCGCCATGTGTCTCCTATGGCGTGCGGACATCGAGGTTCGTTGGCGAGTATGAGCACCCAGGCCGCATCTCACCACCCACTCCAGTAGTACGAGTCAATACATGCAATCAATGTCTCGGAAATCACATGATCCGGCCGGGCACGAGCAGCCAGACGCGTGGCTCGACATTTCTCGGCCCTCCAGCAGGAGGCGCGGGCTCGCACCCTGGCGCCACATCCGTGCCAATGCCCTCAATGTGGAGCGGAGGGGAGCGAGGAAGGCCGCGGACGTGGCCCGGTCGGGCGAGGAGGTGGGCGGCTGCCAGGTGGAGGGGATGCTGGGGAGCGAGGGCCTCCAGGCTTCGTCACATCCGCATTCCCCCGCGCTCCCCCAGTCAGGACACGTGACGAGCGCGGGAGGCGCACCATGCAGGGCGACAAGAATAGCGCGTTCATGGAAGATCCCTTTGGATTCCTCTCCACGATTCCCCTGATCGTCAGTGTGCCGCCCTCTGATCTCGACACACCAGGGTTTCGCCCCATCCAGCCGCCATCATGCATTCCAACTCCGGACAGTGCACGACGGTGGTTGGCGTGCGGAGGGGGGAATGGCGCTTCTTCAGCCAGGTGATTGGTGTCAGCGGGGATTATGGTGATGTCGTCTGGATAGAATCCAGGAATCGCCTCTGAAGCACGGGCCAGCACGTCCGTGCGCGGTGCGGAGCGGCAACGGAAGTTCTGCCACGCTCCAGGGGCGGCAGTCCAGGGAACAGCTTGCTGCTCGTGGCGGCCGTGCTCGCCCGGCACCCTTTCCAGGCCGCGCGTCTGCCGACGTGTGAGTTCGTTCGTGCCGGCCAGCAACCCGTGGCTGTACGGAAACTGTTCTAGCCAGCTCATCACGAATTCCAGTATTCTGGCACACTGGATTCAAGGTCGAATCATCGAACGAGGAAGATACCGCTATGCGGAAGAAGTCAGGGCTGGGCCTGGGAGTGGTGCTGAGTTTCGTGGCCTTGGGTTGTGGCGAGATGCCAGGCGGCGCGAGGGAAGAGTCCGGGCCAGTGACCAGGACGCAGGCCATCACCGGAGACATCTTCGCCTCCGACGTCTTCAACTGGCGCTTCTATCTCAACGCCCATGCCGACCTGCTGCAGGCGGGGATCGTCACCGAGCAGGGGGCGCGCAACCACTGGCAGAGCACCGGCATCAGTGAGTGCCGCCGCGCCCACCCGCTCTTCCACACCCGGCAGTACCTGGAGATCTACCCGGACCTGAAGAGCGCCTTCGGCGGCGACTGTAGCGCGGCGCTGCAGCACTACCTGAACCATGGACGGTCGGAAGGGCGGGTGGGCGTGTCCGTGGGGGCCTATGACGGCCGGTACACGGTGAAGAACGACATCATCGCCGTGGGCGGCTCCAACCGGGTGGCGGGCGCGGTGGACAGCCTCTACTGGGGCGGCCGCGAGTTCATCAGCTCGTGGGACCACGGCCGCCAGCTCCAGATGGCGCTCTCCGGCAACGGTTGGGGCGAGTGCTACAACCCCACCGAGGCGGGCGGGGAGTACGACGGGCTGAATGCCACCTCCACCAGCCTGCTCCAGGGCGTCAGCGCCTCGGGCAGCGTGTATAGGACGCAGTCCAAGGCCGCCTTCTGGCTGCTGCCCGGACAGGAATCGGGCGCGGGGCCCTGCGGCGGCGCCCGTAACACCACCGCGCTCTCCAACTACACCCTCAACAAGCAGGTGACGGTGGGCTACGGCGGCCTGAGCCACGTCATCGAGTTCCTCACCCTGGTCACCGTTCCCGAGACGCTCGGCTCGATGGTGGTCGAAGCGCCCACCGGCTACCTGGGCGGGGAGTTCTCCGCCTTTTACACCTTCAACCCGAGCACCTGTCAGCTCGCGCCCCTGTCCGCGGGACCTGGAGAGCAGGGACTGCCGGTGGTGCTGTCGACGCCGGACGGGACGGCGGCGATGGGGGCCTGGTCGCCGGACCTGCCACAGTCCGGGCTGTCCGGCTCCGGCTACGGGCGCTTCGCCTTCCCCGACAGCGGCAGACCGGCCAATGCGACCCACAAGTGGAACGTCGTCTTCCGTCGCGGCTCGACACCTCCGGGCAGCTACGACTACCGGGCGTACATCGCCGTGGGCTCGCTGGAGAACGTGCGGGTGTCCCTCTGCCAGGTTGTCTCCCTGGTGCATTGAGCCCGAACGGCGGCGCGTTGCCGTATTGGCGCGTCGAGAGGGGGCGCCAGGCACCAGGTGCTCGCGGACGCGGCCTGGCCCCCGTATCTCGTCGAACAGCACAACCGTGCCAACGCCCTCAATGGCTACTTCAAGCAGGGGGCCGCCAGGACTGTGCGCCGCCTTGGGGTACCTTCGGAGGAGCCTCGCCCCGGCCCACCAGTCCTCCACCCGACGTCCTCTCGGGCCTCGCGTTTCGCTACGAGCTGACGGTGGCCCAAGCTAAGTTGGGCTTCATGAGTTTGATCAAGCTCGTTTTTCTGGCCATGGGCGTGCTCGTCCTCGTGGGTGTCGTCGTCATGGCTGTCGCTGGTGGCTTTCTCACCTCCATTTTCAACAACAGCTACGAAATCAAGAATGGAAGGGTTTTTTATCACGCGGCGGGAATCGGCTCGTCCGAGGTGGTGGGTGCGGACGCCGCGACCTTCAAGGAAATGAGGAGGGGCCATCACGGGTACGGTGAAGACAAGAATGGAATCTATTTCCATGAGAAAAGAATCCATGGTGCCGACCGTGACAGCTTCACGATTCCGACCGGGAACTCGTACTGGTCGAAAGACAAGGGCACGGTGTTCTACGGCGCCAGCGCCCTACCGGGTGTCGACGCTTCGAAGTTCCGGCTTCTTGGCCCCTATTACGGGACGGACGGAAGGTCCGTGTATGGCGTTGGCCGGCTTATCGAGGGAGCCGACCCCGACACCTTCGAGCTGGTCGCGAAGGACGGAACGATGGCGAAGGACAAGAACGCCCACTACCGCCTGGAAGAGCGCGGCCGCATGGAAAACGGCGTATTCATCAGCGACGAAGAAGCGGCCGAAGAGCGCACCCGGTGAGACGCTGTGTTCTACCCTCCCCTCGCGCTAGGCCTCGTCGCGCACGTTCCCGGGCCCACCGGCCAGCAGCAGCCCCGGAGCGGACTCCGGGTGCGAGGGCCCCAGCAGCGCGGTGCCGTAGCGCAGCCGTCTCGCGGCGGACAGCCACACGGCCCGCTTCATCCTCCGGGGCATGAGCGCGGCCAGCCGCATCATCCACCGGTGCGCCCGACCGGGGTACACCAGGGGCTCGGCGCGCTCGAAGCCGGCGAGCGCCTCGCTCGCGCACCGGGCCACCGGGATGCGCAGCCACGCCGCCAACGGGCCTTCCGGAGGCTGTGCCGCCTCGTCGCCGCCAGTGTCCACGGGCCCGGGCGCCACCTGCGTCACCACCACCCCCGTGCCCAGCAGCTCCAACCGCAGCGCCTCGGTGAAACCATCCAGGAAGCGCTGGGTGGCGGCGTAGACGGCCAGGCCCGGCACGAACACGCTCCCCCCGCCCGAGCCGATGTTGAGAATGCCTCCCCGTTTGCGCTCCACCATGCGCCGCACCAACCGGTGCGTCAGCAACAGGGGCGCCGTCATGTTCGCCTGCACCATCTGATGGATGCGCGGCCAGCTCTCCTGCTCGTAGAGGCCGTAGTCCCCCATGCCCGCGTCGTTCACCAGCACGTCCACCCGGATGAGGTTACGGCGCAGCGAATCCAACAACGTGTCCACGTGCTCCGGTTGGGAGAGATCACATTGCTCCACCCACACCCCGAGTGTGGGATTGAGCGCGAGCAACTCCTCTCGCAAGGTCTCCAACCGCTCGCCGCTGCGGGCGACGAGCACGAGCGTCCTCGCCCTCCTGGCGAGCTGACGGGCGAGTTCGCGGCCAATTCCCGACGAGACACCCGTGATGAGCACGGTGCCGGAATCGATTGGTGGACGCATGGGCTCCTCTTTGGCTCGGGCAGATGGGAAAGCTAGTGCGCACGCCTCCCGGGTGCAGGCCCCTCGCCTGCCTGGAGGTCCTCCCTGCCAGTCGAAAGTGGCAACATTGCGTTCACTCCGAGTCGTACCCAGGAGTAGATTGAGAAGGGCCCCCTCCCTGATGGAGGACAGGCACACCCGGAGGGACGTCCATGAGCACGCCTACTCGCATCCTCGTGCCGGTGGATTTGATGGAGGGCTCGCAGGCCATCGTCGGTTATGCGATCGAACTGGGCCGGCCGTTCAACGCGGCCATCGAAGTGCTGCACGTGTGGGAGCCACCCCAGTACGTGGCGCCGGATCTCCTCGTGGCCGCACCGGGCTGGACGCCCCAGCCGCTGGAGAAGGAGGCGCTCGCGGCGGCCAAACAGTCCCTGGAGAACTTCGTGGGCACCCTCCAGGGTGTGGGCAACCTCACCCAGAAGCTGGTGATGGGCGAGCCGTCCGCGGCGGTGATCCAGGTGGCCGAGTCGGGCGGCTTCAACCTCATCGTCATGGGCACCCATGGACGTCGGGGTCTGCCGCGCCTGCTGCTGGGCAGCGTGGCGCAGCGGGTCGTCTCCCGGGCCCCCTGCCCCGTCCTCACGCTGCACGTGCCCACGGCCAAGTAGGCGCGCGCCAACTACTCGGAGTCGCCCCTCTGTTCATCCGTCTTCAACTCTTCTGGAAGAGGGGCACTCATGAAAACCAGCCTTCCTGTCACTTGAACGACCATGAAGCCCTTACCAGCGATCTTCACGCGCTCGGTGTGCTCGGCTTTTCCAAGGGCAAGCCATTGCTCCGCTTCTTCTCGTGTCGCGAACTCATGAGCGACATCGACGGCGAATGATGTATTGGAGAAGGTCTTGTAGTACTCGGCGAAGTCTTCTTCCTTTGCGTGGTCGCGTATGTAGAGCAACGCAGCTTGAGCGATACTGAGCACCTCCCTCTCTTTCGAGCCCTTTTCATGAACATCAATGAACGGGTTCAAGGCAAAGAGAACGTCCTCAAAATCGAGTCCCGCGATATACGCCATTTCTCCACCCAATCGGCATCCTGTCTACAATGGCGCCAACACCAGCGCACCACCCAGCACGGCAATAACATAAGGAGCGGCAGCCATGCTCCCCACTATGACGACAGTTCCAAGCACCAATTCGGCCTTGTGTTCCCTCAACCAGGCGAGCGCGGCATCCATGGTTGGGAAATGAAGCTCCTTTTTTTGTGACTCCTGCCTCTCCAGTTCCTCCTGCTCCTCGACACAAGTCATAAACACCTTGAGACACTCGCTCGTGCAGTGTTTTCGGTGTTTCTCCGAGTGCTTGTCAATGCTTGAAAGGCTGGGCTTCCTCCGCCAGCATTTCGTGAAGCACTGCTTTTGTAATTCGTTACAATAGGCGTCGGCACCTGCGCCGCCAGTTCCGCTTTCGGCGCTGGACCCCACTCCGCTCGCATCCTCAGAAATAACGTAGACTTCGCGCTCTGGCGGTTGCGTATGGGCACATCCGAGGCTGGTTGTCGCCAAAGCCATGAGCAGAACCATCAACCGTGTGGGTGCTACTGGGCTCATCAAATCGCCCTCCCATGCCGCACCACCTCTCTCGCCTTTTCTCTCATCACAGGTCACCAGGGAGCAGAGCCACATGCACCAATATTCGGAGCAATAATCAACACCCCGCCCTCCGAGGAAACAGGAGGGCGGAAGAGTTCTCACATCGCGTCCGTCAGGACTTCTTGAGGTCGCGCTCGCCGAGGTTGGTGGCTCCCACCCAGCGCATGCGGTTGAAGCCATCCAGGTTCTTGTTGGCGACGATCTGGAAGCACGTGGACGAGCCCTGGGCGGCGATCTGCACGGACCAGCCCAGGAACATCTGCCAGGTGCGGAACCACCACTCGCCATAGGTCTTCACGACCTCGGCGCGATTGGCCATCCAGTTGTCATACCAGCGCGAGATGGTGAGCGAGTAGTGGATGCCCACGTTCTCCACGCTGTGGATCTCGAACCCCGCGCTCTCCAGGTTGCTCACCACGAAGGACAGCGGCATGGACGCATCCGCGCCGGGGAAGATGTACTTGTTCATGAACAGGCCCCACACCAGATCCTCGAAGTGGAAGCCCAGCGCGCCCTTCTTCGCGCGCAGTCCGGCGATCTGCAGGTAGAACAGCCCGTCGTCGGTGAGCATCCCGTGGATCTGCCGCATGAAGGCCTGGAAGTTCTTCACGCCCACGTGCTCGGCCATCTCCAAGCAGGAGATCTTGTCGTAGGGGCCCGCGGGAATGTCGCGGTAGTCCAGCGTGAGGATGCGGGCGCGATCGCTCACGCCCATGCGGGAGATCTGCTCGGTGGCGTACGCGGCGCCCTGCTTCGCGATGGTGACGCCCGTCGCGTCGACGCCCTGGTTCTTCGCCGCCGTGGCCACCAGCGTTCCCCAGCCGCAGCCGATGTCGAGGTAGCGCTCGCCCGGGCGCAGATGCAGCTTGTCCGCCACGAGCTGCATCTTCTGATCCTGCGCCTCTTCCAGGGTCTGGTTGGGCGAGGTGAAGAAGCCCGCCGTGTAGATCATCCGCGGGCCGAGGAACCAGCCGAAGAAGTCATTGCCCCGATCGTAGTGCTCGCGGGCGATGCGCACGTCCTGCTCCTGCGAGTGGATGAGCACCTCGGGCAGGAAGCGGGTGAAGAGGAACTTGAAGTGCTCGGCGACGGGCGTGTAGTCGACCACCTTCTGCCGCTCGCGGATGAAGGCGAGGAAATCCCCCTCGATGTCGAGGCGCTGGTGGATGTAGTCCTCGATGAGGGTCGCCATGGGGACCTTGCCCCCGGCGTAACGAGCGGTGATGGATGGGTCTTTCGGGGACAGTCGGTACGACACGGGCGCGTCCATGCAACC
Above is a window of Cystobacter fuscus DNA encoding:
- a CDS encoding LysR family transcriptional regulator — its product is MRGPEFADLSAFEAVATHRSFARAAQELRTTAPVLSVTVRRLETRLGVRLLNRTTRSVSPTEAGLHLLQRLRPALRELDAAVLVVEDFRDRPVGTVKINSAHSAAVSLIAPVLGEFFDRHPEVKVELSVNSSTVDLAGGGYDLGVRLGERLEKDMVALRLGGRRQVYVVASPKYLRTRGTPQTPFELKHHRCIGTRRPDGIATRWEFERRGKNVSLPVDGTLVVDNLAVQLRAAQDGAGLAYTIDDSVEPLLVKGKLVRVLETWSPRFDGFYLTYPSRRQLTGAVRSFIDFMTRR
- a CDS encoding cytochrome c family protein, with translation MSSLPVSLGRLVLPGLLMLGACVNRPTNQEQPAGTESQKVPPVVKAPSTAIRAPWFSCGGTQNIQFGPSIPPDMSNVTSQFDANCFAWAEFIALNWPAAAMGGTTDAFFGSPGDLGTVQWQTFMSKQQLFPPEGGTPPSWGTPQSISEDCLAEANVSSQQARSMLALNVVSKFETQFTSGSGNQAFPLDLPSWLGAANGTNVWYDVRVSQPEYAYIVEKRLFNAANQQALVDGGTGSPVVNPMGSWQSNTIGAMEMKAAWMEVPNPQDNRWNAYKLSPAVVVDPTTQKCRATTVALVGFHIIHKTVSQPTWIWATFEHVNNAPDHGADPGTTSWNFYDPQCRPRTIELDESCSVDGRTSVTVDCTPNVSPPYWLGEGCPAPVPIQVTRLTPIDPVARATNQTIQTAIARNYPDSVWKNYVLVNTLWSRTPGPNPTTPVKTPLPFTGATPPLNVPIANTTMETYLQTGTPDEASNCINCHKNASIAGDSGWASDFSFLFGLASEPPPPGKPLKLRSLVPGGPQKVVYPPTMRRILR
- a CDS encoding DKNYY domain-containing protein, giving the protein MSLIKLVFLAMGVLVLVGVVVMAVAGGFLTSIFNNSYEIKNGRVFYHAAGIGSSEVVGADAATFKEMRRGHHGYGEDKNGIYFHEKRIHGADRDSFTIPTGNSYWSKDKGTVFYGASALPGVDASKFRLLGPYYGTDGRSVYGVGRLIEGADPDTFELVAKDGTMAKDKNAHYRLEERGRMENGVFISDEEAAEERTR
- a CDS encoding SDR family NAD(P)-dependent oxidoreductase gives rise to the protein MRPPIDSGTVLITGVSSGIGRELARQLARRARTLVLVARSGERLETLREELLALNPTLGVWVEQCDLSQPEHVDTLLDSLRRNLIRVDVLVNDAGMGDYGLYEQESWPRIHQMVQANMTAPLLLTHRLVRRMVERKRGGILNIGSGGGSVFVPGLAVYAATQRFLDGFTEALRLELLGTGVVVTQVAPGPVDTGGDEAAQPPEGPLAAWLRIPVARCASEALAGFERAEPLVYPGRAHRWMMRLAALMPRRMKRAVWLSAARRLRYGTALLGPSHPESAPGLLLAGGPGNVRDEA
- a CDS encoding universal stress protein — translated: MSTPTRILVPVDLMEGSQAIVGYAIELGRPFNAAIEVLHVWEPPQYVAPDLLVAAPGWTPQPLEKEALAAAKQSLENFVGTLQGVGNLTQKLVMGEPSAAVIQVAESGGFNLIVMGTHGRRGLPRLLLGSVAQRVVSRAPCPVLTLHVPTAK
- a CDS encoding SAM-dependent methyltransferase, encoding MDAPVSYRLSPKDPSITARYAGGKVPMATLIEDYIHQRLDIEGDFLAFIRERQKVVDYTPVAEHFKFLFTRFLPEVLIHSQEQDVRIAREHYDRGNDFFGWFLGPRMIYTAGFFTSPNQTLEEAQDQKMQLVADKLHLRPGERYLDIGCGWGTLVATAAKNQGVDATGVTIAKQGAAYATEQISRMGVSDRARILTLDYRDIPAGPYDKISCLEMAEHVGVKNFQAFMRQIHGMLTDDGLFYLQIAGLRAKKGALGFHFEDLVWGLFMNKYIFPGADASMPLSFVVSNLESAGFEIHSVENVGIHYSLTISRWYDNWMANRAEVVKTYGEWWFRTWQMFLGWSVQIAAQGSSTCFQIVANKNLDGFNRMRWVGATNLGERDLKKS